The Pseudanabaena galeata CCNP1313 genome segment AGGGAATAATCAAAATGGGTTCATGAATCAATCAACTTATTCTTTAGCGATCAGCCCAGACGGAAATGTCTTAGTATCGGGAAATGGTGACAAAACAATAAAGAGGCAAAAGGAGTTTTCTGGTAAATATGTTGCTATCAAGGGAAACGGGGACAAAGCAAAAAACAGTCAAGAGGAAGTACAGTTACTTTCCCAAAGTTTATGGAATTTAACTGATGGTAGACCTCTCAAAAACTTAAGCATAGAGTATGATTTAGCTGCCTCACTGGTAATTAGTCCAGACGGACATATTTTAGCATCAGGCAGTTGGGATAGCACAATACGTTTATGGAGCTTGCCTAATGGCAATTATCTTAAAACTCTTAAAGGTCATGCGTACTCAGTCTATTCTTTATCAATCACTCCAGACGGACACACCTTAGTATCAGGTAGCGGGGACAGCACAATACGTTTATGGAGCTTGCCTAATGGCAATTATCTCAAAACCCTCAAAGGTCATACCGATTCAGTTCTTTCTCTGGCGATCACTCCAGACGGACGCACTTTAGTATCAGGTAGTGGGGACAGCAAAATACGCTTATGGAGCTTGCCTAATGGTAATCATCTCAAAACTCTCAAAGGTCATATCTCTTCAGTCTATTCTTTGTCAATTACGCCAGATGGACGTATTTTAATATCATCTGGTCATGATGGAACGATACGTTTATGGAGTTTGCCTAACGGGGAGCTTTTAAAAAACATCAAAGGTCATACTGATTCAATTCCTACTCTAGCAATTAGTTCAGACGGATTTACTTTAATATCAGGTAGTGCGGATGGAAAAATATGTCTATGGAGTTTACCTGATGGAAATCATCTCAAAACTATTTCAGGATACAATTTTGTTAACTCTGTAGTAACTAGTCCCAATGGAAATTTTTTCGCAGCAGCTAGTTGTGATGGGATGATTCGTTTATGGGACGGCATTAATATTAATTCCCCAATTAGTAGGCTCACTAATCAATATATTAAATTACTTGAATCTCAAATCAAAGAATCTACCATAGAAGAAGATGTCCGCAATGCTCTCAAGTTTACCCTTGCTTTGATTCGATTAAGACAACAATTTGACATCGATATTGAAGATGTATCGAGTAATGTTCAATTCAGTGAGTTTGATATTGAGATTGACGGATAAACAAATCGCTAGTTATAAACATCTCCCCTAGCCCCAATCGTATATAGCCAAAATTATGGTAATTCCCGATGAGAGACTTGCTATTTTTTCGTTTATAATCCTAAAAGCTATCTAATAGATTACTTATGGCTTCGCTAGATTATCAAGTTTTATCGCGCCGTATTTACAGTGATTTTCCTGTGATTGGTTGGTTGTTGAGGCGTTGGGCGGCTTGGCAGTTGGGTAAGGATGATGGGTCGGGTGAGGCGGTGGCGATTTTGGCGGAGGTGGTGACGCGGAGTCGGGATCGGGCGGTGAGGGAGATGGCGATCGCGGTGTTGAATCGTTTGAAGACGCAGGATGCTATTAATGGGTTTTGTCGGGTGTGGGTGGAGACTAGGCATAAGGATTTGACGGAGATCTTGAGGAGTCGGCGCTATGTGGCTACGGAACTGAGGTTGCGGGTGTTGTCGGCGTTGAAGGTGGGGGCGTTGGATGTGGTGAAGCGTGGTGGGGTTGAGGTTTTAGATTTTTTGTTGGCAGCGCTTAATGATCGCGATACGCAGGTGGCGAATGTGGCGGCTAGTTGTGTTTCTGCGCTTGAGAATAGGGTGGTTATTGATGAGTTGTGTAGGCGATGGGTTGAGAATCCCAATCCTGAATTAGAGTCAATTATTCGGAAGGGAAATTATGCACCTGATGAGGTAAGTAGTAGAGCTTTATTTTATTTTTTACTGGGTGAGTGGCAAAAATACGAGGATCTGGACTTTGATTACAGTCTTTTAGCTAAAGCTTATCAATCAGCAAATAAAGGTGTGCAAGCAAGGTGTAGTGAAAAAGCCAAAATAGGAGGAAGAATTGAATGGGTAAAAATCCTGACTAATAGTAAAAGAGGATTTGATGTAGAGAAAATGACAGATAAAGATTGGGAAGCTTTTGTTGATATTTTGGAAGTCCATCCAGAAAAAAAGGAGCTATGGAATTTTTTATACAATGCTCCTGTTATTTGGAGCAAGAGACTTTTAGATAAATTATCAAAGGGATCGTTTAAGGGTTTTAATCAAGATCAAAAGTCTGCTTTAAAAAGTCTATTTGATTTAGTTAAAAATATTACAGATGAAGAGTTTATATCAGCATTTCTATATCTATTTATTCGAGAACCTGAGTATCAAATTTTAACTAATCAAGTTTTAACTAATCCTACTGAATGGGATTTAGGAAGGACATATTATAGATCCCCAACAATTAGTCCTAACGGCAAAATGTTGGCTTTGAGAGTTGGAGAAGAGTCAGTAATTGAATTGCGAAGTCTACCAGATGGTAAGCATATTAAAACTATTTCTAGTAGTACTTCTAGCTTTGTATTTAGCCATGATAGTTGTATTTTAATTTCGGTTCCTTATGGTGAATCCAATATTTACTTATGGAGTTTGCCAGATGGAAATTGTATTAAAAGTCTTACTCGTGTTAACTCACCAATTATAATTAGCAATGATGGCAAAATGTTGTTGTCAGGTGGTTCAGGCGGAACTGTTATGTTGTGGAGTTTGCCGAGTGGAACACTGATAGAAACTATACCCATGAGTTATCATGAATACACAGGTAAGATTGTAATAGAAGGAAATAATGCTGGTCGCGTGAGTGTTATATCTTTAGCTCTTAGTTCTGATGATCAATTATTAATAGTTGGAACCAACACAAATGGAAGTAGTATTATCATATTGTATGACTTATTAAACAGGAACTATTTGAGAAAAATAGACATTAATCACGAATATGCAAAATATTTGGGTGAAGTATACCGAAAAACAAAATCTGTGAAAAATTTAAGAAAAACCCTGCCAAGAGGGGGTATGCTGGAAGTACGCTATCAGACACGGGATGAATCTTATCCTCAGTATTTAAACGAGCTTGTAAATGAACCTGAATATGATGCAGGAATGAGATTTGAGGTTAGTTATGCCCCATTTGGGGTAGACAATTTACTAACTAATCAGAATAATAATCTATTAGTCTCTTATGGCATAAGTGGGCATATGAATGGTATTGCTTTATGGAGTCTACCTAATATCAAATATACACGAACACTTATAGAGCAAAGTTTTTTCAAAAAAATTGGGTCTGAAAAGCTTGCATTAAAATCTAATCGTTGGACTTTAGGAACAGAAATACTTCTCACTTCAATTGAAGGATGTACAATCAGTCCCAACGGTCAATTATTAGTCTCAAACATTATTACTCACTTAATAAATAGCAATAGAAAGGAGCACACAATGTCTTTTTGGAGCTTGCCCGATGGAAAACTTTTAAAAACTATAATAGGTGATAATGAAGAACTTTTAGGAGAGAGTGTAATTAGCCCCAACGGACAAACATTAACCTCTATTAAAACAAGATTGTCAAATAATAACTTAGAACATGCAATCTGCTTATGGAATTTATCTGATGTCAAGACCCCACTCAGCAAATTCACTACTCAAGATATTTCTAAGATTGAGGAAATCAGAGATTCCACAATGAAACCAAGTGTCCGTAACGCTTTGGAATTTACTCTTTCTCTTATCCGTTTAAAACAGCAATTTGACATCGATATCGAAGATGTATCCAGTGATGTCCAATTCAGCGAGTTTGATATAGAGATTGATGGATAAACAAATCGCTAATTATAAACATCTCCCCTAGCCCCAATCGTATAAATTTCAACCTCACCCGAATCAATCCGCACAGTAAATACAACCCTATTTTTACCAACCCGAAGTCGATAAAACCCTTCCCATTCTCCCTTCATTTTCTTGATGTCGAGATCATTAAAGGGAATAATTCCTTGCTCCTCA includes the following:
- a CDS encoding WD40 repeat domain-containing protein, which encodes MATELRLRVLSALKVGALDVVKRGGVEVLDFLLAALNDRDTQVANVAASCVSALENRVVIDELCRRWVENPNPELESIIRKGNYAPDEVSSRALFYFLLGEWQKYEDLDFDYSLLAKAYQSANKGVQARCSEKAKIGGRIEWVKILTNSKRGFDVEKMTDKDWEAFVDILEVHPEKKELWNFLYNAPVIWSKRLLDKLSKGSFKGFNQDQKSALKSLFDLVKNITDEEFISAFLYLFIREPEYQILTNQVLTNPTEWDLGRTYYRSPTISPNGKMLALRVGEESVIELRSLPDGKHIKTISSSTSSFVFSHDSCILISVPYGESNIYLWSLPDGNCIKSLTRVNSPIIISNDGKMLLSGGSGGTVMLWSLPSGTLIETIPMSYHEYTGKIVIEGNNAGRVSVISLALSSDDQLLIVGTNTNGSSIIILYDLLNRNYLRKIDINHEYAKYLGEVYRKTKSVKNLRKTLPRGGMLEVRYQTRDESYPQYLNELVNEPEYDAGMRFEVSYAPFGVDNLLTNQNNNLLVSYGISGHMNGIALWSLPNIKYTRTLIEQSFFKKIGSEKLALKSNRWTLGTEILLTSIEGCTISPNGQLLVSNIITHLINSNRKEHTMSFWSLPDGKLLKTIIGDNEELLGESVISPNGQTLTSIKTRLSNNNLEHAICLWNLSDVKTPLSKFTTQDISKIEEIRDSTMKPSVRNALEFTLSLIRLKQQFDIDIEDVSSDVQFSEFDIEIDG
- a CDS encoding type II toxin-antitoxin system RelE family toxin, translated to MAVKFRKQAIKFLQRANSEEVAKIQGLIRQLVVTVEEQGIIPFNDLDIKKMKGEWEGFYRLRVGKNRVVFTVRIDSGEVEIYTIGARGDVYN